Proteins from a genomic interval of Helicoverpa armigera isolate CAAS_96S chromosome 9, ASM3070526v1, whole genome shotgun sequence:
- the LOC135116586 gene encoding uncharacterized protein LOC135116586 codes for MPRSRTFGKSSRKQVLSRKNALENIRRLREVSRNSSDISEVHSEETDCSTSNNNDLETSYTAVDEEKVTYQISGRRLIEMAYFMEQLQGISNHKSMFNCNLSTIELLSEKRSGLHSTFSIKCKMCGAEFTLESSKKTENKMDVNEEIVAGIMTIGAGVTQLNTVLCHVNMPPMSVRLYQAKHDIISRWWKKAAQHYMIEAGKEEKDNALAIGSVNTDGLAMIPVSGDACWSKRSYGTNYSASSGVGAIVGMHSKKVLYYGVKNKFCNICARAENKGALPRKHACFKNFQGPSTAIEAVVITEGFKKSIGMHGLIYHQFIADGDSSTYASIRNARPYDNITVGKIECKNHLLRNYCKGLLAICSNTSFHIRGRKILKENYLRIRWGIDSSVKYWSNKNVAFEEKARDANPEIVRLEKLRQNLNQKRHNRKIKKKKNPKPSASKDAYYGESCQKVDMNEEEFEEAKNKFLNALELSETEKVNLERDTVLQSGSTLWLETRRKLLTASWFAAVCKRRITTECGPLIKQILYQKDLSNIPSIKHGRSNEATAIRELAAILNMPIEKCGLFIDREFPFLGATPDGKCEIGIIEIKCPSSAYGLEPDDAIKLKKLILVA; via the exons ATGCCGAGAAGTCGAACGTTTGGCAAAAGCTCTCGTAAACAAGTGCTTTCCAGAAAAAATGCATTGGAAAATATAAGACG ACTTCGAGAAGTGAGTCGCAATTCTAGTGACATAAGTGAGGTGCATTCAGAAGAAACAGATTGTAGTACTTCCAATAACAATGACTTGGAGACATCTTAC accGCTGTGGATGAAGAAAAAGTAACCTATCAGATTTCAGGAAGAAGGCTTATTGAAATGGCTTATTTTATGGAGCAATTACAAGGAATCAGCAATCATAAGTCtatgtttaattgtaatttgagTACAATTGAACTATTGAGTGAAAAAAGGTCTGGGCTTCACTCGACCTTTTCAATTAAATGCAAAATGTGTGGTGCTGAATTCACGTTAGAATCatccaaaaaaactgaaaataaaatggacGTGAATGAAGAAATTGTCGCTGGTATAATGACGATTGGTGCTGGGGTTACACAGCTTAATACTGTTTTGTGTCATGTAAATATGCCACCAATGTCAGTACGATTGTACCAAGCTAAGCATGACATAATAAGTCGGTGGTGGAAAAAGGCTGCGCAGCACTACATGATCGAGGCGGGTAAAGAGGAGAAAGACAATGCTTTAGCTATTGGAAGTGTAAATACAGATGGGTTAGCTATGATACCTGTATCGGGTGATGCATGTTGGTCCAAGCGCTCTTATGGAACCAATTACAGTGCTTCCTCCGGTGTTGGTGCAATCGTAGGCATGCActcaaaaaaagtattatattatggtgtcaaaaataaattctgcaaTATCTGTGCACGAGCAGAAAATAAAGGGGCATTACCTAGGAAACatgcttgttttaaaaattttcaaggTCCTTCTACCGCTATAGAAGCAGTTGTAATAACAGAGGGCTTCAAAAAGTCCATTGGTATGCATGGACTTATCTACCACCAGTTTATAGCAGATGGTGATTCAAGCACTTATGCTAGCATTAGGAACGCAAGGCCTTATGATAACATAACTGTGGGTAAAATCGAATGTAAAAATCATTTACTAAGAAATTACTGCAAAGGCCTGCTAGCAATTTGTAGTAATACTTCTTTCCACATAAGGGGCCGAAAGattctgaaagaaaattatttgcgtATACGTTGGGGCATTGATAGTAGCGTCAAATATTGGTCCAATAAAAACGTTGCTTTCGAAGAAAAGGCAAGAG ATGCCAATCCCGAAATTGTTCGGCTAGAAAAATTACGccaaaatttaaatcaaaaaaggcacaacagaaaaattaaaaagaaaaagaatccAAAGCCATCTGCATCTAAAGATGCCTATTATGGTGAAAGTTGCCAAAAGGTGGACATGAACGAGGAAGAATTTGAAgaggccaaaaataaatttttaaatgcaTTAGAACTTTCGGAGACTGAAAAGGTAAATTTAGAAAGGGACACAGTTTTGCAGAGTGGCAGTACATTATGGCTAGAAACTAGAAGGAAACTGCTGACAGCGTCGTGGTTCGCAGCAGTCTGTAAACGTCGCATAACCACTGAGTGTGGAccactaataaaacaaatattgtatcAGAAAGACTTAAGCAATATCCCGTCAATAAAACATGGCAGAAGCAATGAAGCGACTGCCATCCGCGAACTTGCAGCGATCTTGAATATGCCCATTGAAAAGTGCGGGTTGTTCATAGACCGAGAATTTCCCTTTCTTGGAGCAACCCCCGACGGAAAGTGTGAGATTggaataatagaaataaaatgtccatCTTCGGCATATGGTTTGGAGCCAGACGATGCCATTAAACTCAAAAAGTTGATTTTGGTTGCCtag